In Burkholderia gladioli, a genomic segment contains:
- the ileS gene encoding isoleucine--tRNA ligase — MSNKKADSKPQAKYPVNLLDTPFPMRGDLPKREPQWVQDWEDRGIYEKIRAASAGRPKFILHDGPPYANGDIHLGHAVNKILKDIVVKSRNMAGFDAPYVPGWDCHGMPIEIQIEKQFGKSLPAAEVQKKARAYATEQIEKQKVGFKRLGVLGDWKNPYKTMNFQNEAEELRALGKIIEKGFVYRGLKPVNWCFDCGSALAEAEVEYKDRTDPTIDVMFPFAEPERTAQAFGLPALPRADGGIVIWTTTPWTIPANQALNAHPEIVYALVDTPRGLLILAEERVAACLEAFKLSGKVIATAPGAKLSGLRFHHPLAGSHPGYQRSSPVYLGDYVTTDTGTGIVHSSPAYGVEDFVSCKAHGMSDADIINPVMGDGRYIESLPLFGGLPIWDANPKVVEALQAAGTLLRSEKYTHSYMHCWRHKSPIIYRATSQWFAGMDTQPNDGGRTLREVALQGVEDTAFYPAWGKQRLYSMIANRPDWTLSRQRQWGVPMAFFVHKETGELHPRTLELLEEVAKRVEAGGIEAWQTLEARELLGDEANLYEKNRDTLDVWFDSGTTHWHVLRGSHKDALQFPADLYLEGSDQHRGWFHSSLLTASMIDGRAPYKGLLTHGFTVDGEGRKMSKSLGNGIDPHEVSNRLGAEIVRLWIASTDYSGELAISEEILKRVTEGYRRIRNTLRFLLANLSDFDYAKDALPAAEWLEIDRYAIAFSAQLQTELLAHYEKYEFHPIVAKLQTYCSEDLGGFYLDVLKDRLYTSAPASPARRSAQTALYHVTQGLLRVLAPFLSFTAEEAWKVFQPASETIFTETYYAYPEIDGAAALLEKWTLLRAVRADVTKALEEARSANRIGSSLQAEVEIRASGARHAALASLGEDLKFVLITSAATVTEVASEADEAVEVAASTYQKCERCWHYRADVGAHAEHPTLCGRCFSNLFENGETRSAA; from the coding sequence ATGAGCAACAAGAAAGCCGATTCCAAACCGCAGGCCAAGTATCCGGTCAACCTGCTCGACACGCCGTTCCCGATGCGCGGCGACCTGCCCAAGCGCGAGCCCCAGTGGGTGCAGGACTGGGAGGACCGCGGCATCTACGAGAAGATCCGCGCGGCCAGCGCCGGCCGCCCGAAGTTCATCCTGCACGACGGCCCGCCCTACGCGAACGGCGACATCCACCTCGGCCACGCGGTCAACAAGATCCTCAAGGACATCGTCGTCAAGTCGCGCAACATGGCCGGCTTCGACGCGCCCTACGTGCCGGGCTGGGACTGCCACGGCATGCCGATCGAGATCCAGATCGAGAAGCAGTTCGGCAAGTCGCTGCCGGCCGCGGAGGTGCAGAAGAAGGCGCGCGCCTACGCCACCGAGCAGATCGAGAAGCAGAAGGTCGGCTTCAAGCGGCTGGGCGTGCTCGGCGACTGGAAGAACCCGTACAAGACGATGAACTTCCAGAACGAGGCGGAGGAGTTGCGCGCGCTCGGCAAGATCATCGAGAAGGGTTTCGTCTATCGCGGCCTGAAGCCGGTCAACTGGTGCTTCGACTGCGGCTCGGCGCTGGCCGAGGCCGAGGTCGAGTACAAGGACCGCACCGATCCGACCATCGACGTGATGTTCCCGTTCGCCGAACCGGAGCGCACCGCCCAGGCCTTCGGCCTGCCGGCGCTGCCGCGCGCCGACGGCGGCATCGTGATCTGGACCACCACGCCCTGGACGATCCCCGCCAACCAGGCGCTCAACGCACACCCGGAAATCGTCTACGCGCTGGTCGACACCCCGCGCGGCCTGCTGATCCTCGCCGAGGAACGCGTGGCCGCCTGCCTGGAAGCCTTCAAGCTGAGCGGCAAGGTGATCGCCACCGCGCCCGGCGCGAAGCTCTCGGGCCTGCGCTTCCACCACCCGCTGGCCGGCTCGCATCCGGGCTACCAGCGCAGCTCGCCGGTCTACCTCGGCGACTACGTCACCACCGACACCGGCACCGGCATCGTCCACTCCTCGCCCGCCTACGGCGTGGAGGACTTCGTCTCCTGCAAGGCGCACGGCATGAGCGACGCCGACATCATCAACCCGGTGATGGGCGACGGCCGCTATATCGAATCGCTGCCGCTGTTCGGCGGCCTGCCGATCTGGGACGCGAACCCGAAGGTGGTCGAGGCGCTGCAAGCCGCCGGCACGCTGCTGCGCAGCGAGAAGTACACCCACAGCTACATGCACTGCTGGCGCCACAAGTCGCCGATCATCTACCGCGCGACCTCGCAATGGTTCGCCGGCATGGACACCCAGCCCAACGACGGCGGCCGCACGCTGCGCGAAGTCGCGCTGCAGGGCGTCGAGGACACCGCCTTCTACCCCGCCTGGGGCAAGCAGCGCCTGTACAGCATGATCGCCAACCGGCCGGATTGGACGCTGTCGCGCCAGCGCCAGTGGGGCGTGCCGATGGCCTTCTTCGTCCACAAGGAAACCGGCGAGCTGCATCCGCGCACGCTGGAGCTGCTCGAGGAAGTGGCCAAGCGCGTCGAGGCCGGCGGCATCGAGGCCTGGCAGACGCTGGAAGCACGCGAGCTGCTCGGCGACGAGGCCAACCTCTACGAGAAGAACCGCGACACGCTCGACGTCTGGTTCGACTCGGGCACCACGCACTGGCACGTGCTGCGCGGCTCGCACAAGGACGCGCTGCAGTTCCCGGCCGATCTCTACCTGGAGGGCTCGGACCAGCATCGCGGCTGGTTCCACTCCTCGCTGCTGACCGCCTCGATGATCGACGGCCGCGCGCCCTACAAGGGCCTGCTCACGCACGGCTTCACAGTCGACGGCGAAGGCCGCAAGATGAGCAAGTCGCTCGGCAACGGCATCGACCCGCATGAGGTCTCGAACCGCCTGGGCGCGGAAATCGTGCGCCTCTGGATCGCCTCGACCGATTACTCGGGCGAGCTGGCGATCTCCGAGGAAATCCTCAAGCGCGTCACCGAGGGCTATCGCCGGATCCGCAACACGCTGCGCTTCCTGCTCGCCAACCTGTCGGACTTCGACTACGCGAAGGACGCGCTGCCGGCCGCCGAATGGCTCGAGATCGACCGCTACGCGATCGCCTTCTCGGCCCAGTTGCAGACCGAGCTGCTCGCGCACTACGAGAAGTACGAGTTCCACCCGATCGTGGCGAAGCTGCAGACCTACTGCTCGGAGGATCTCGGCGGCTTCTACCTCGACGTGCTGAAGGACCGGCTGTACACCAGCGCGCCCGCCTCGCCGGCGCGCCGCTCGGCGCAGACCGCGCTCTACCACGTCACGCAGGGCCTGCTGCGGGTGCTCGCGCCCTTCCTCTCGTTCACCGCCGAGGAAGCCTGGAAGGTGTTCCAGCCGGCCAGCGAAACGATCTTCACGGAAACCTACTACGCTTATCCCGAGATCGACGGCGCGGCCGCCCTGCTCGAGAAGTGGACGCTGCTGCGCGCGGTGCGCGCGGACGTGACCAAGGCGCTGGAGGAAGCGCGCAGCGCGAACCGGATCGGCTCCTCGCTGCAGGCCGAGGTCGAGATCCGCGCGAGCGGCGCGCGCCACGCGGCGCTCGCGAGCCTCGGCGAGGACCTCAAGTTCGTGCTGATCACCTCGGCGGCCACCGTCACCGAGGTGGCCTCGGAAGCCGACGAGGCGGTCGAGGTGGCCGCCTCGACCTACCAGAAGTGCGAGCGGTGCTGGCACTACCGCGCCGACGTGGGCGCGCACGCGGAGCACCCGACGCTGTGCGGCCGCTGCTTCTCCAACCTCTTTGAAAACGGCGAAACCCGGAGCGCTGCATAA
- the lspA gene encoding signal peptidase II — protein sequence MAKTLSKSTGGALAPWLGISLIVILFDQLSKIAVLKTFSYGAMHALTGFFNLVLVYNRGAAFGFLSAASGWQRWAFTALGIGATLVICYLLKRHGHQRLFSLSLALILGGALGNVIDRLMYGHVIDFLDFHVGGWHWPAFNLADSAITIGAILLIYDELRRVRGTR from the coding sequence ATGGCGAAAACCCTGTCGAAATCCACTGGCGGCGCGCTCGCGCCGTGGCTGGGCATTTCGCTGATCGTGATCCTGTTCGACCAGCTCTCGAAGATCGCGGTGCTGAAGACCTTCAGCTACGGCGCGATGCATGCGCTGACCGGCTTCTTCAACCTGGTGCTGGTCTACAACCGCGGCGCGGCCTTCGGCTTCCTGTCGGCCGCCAGCGGCTGGCAGCGCTGGGCCTTCACGGCGCTGGGCATCGGCGCGACCCTGGTGATCTGCTACCTGCTCAAGCGCCACGGCCACCAGCGCCTGTTCAGCCTGTCGCTGGCGCTGATCCTGGGCGGCGCGCTCGGCAACGTGATCGACCGGCTGATGTACGGCCACGTGATCGACTTCCTCGATTTCCACGTCGGCGGCTGGCACTGGCCCGCCTTCAACCTGGCCGATTCGGCGATCACCATCGGCGCGATCCTGCTGATCTACGACGAGCTGCGCCGCGTGCGCGGCACGCGCTGA
- the coaBC gene encoding bifunctional phosphopantothenoylcysteine decarboxylase/phosphopantothenate--cysteine ligase CoaBC → MEHQELAGKHLVVGLTGGIACYKIAELTRLLTKAGASVQIVMTEAAAQFITPVTMQALSGRPVYTSQWDARVDNNMAHIDLSREADAILIAPASTDFIAKLAHGFADDLLSTLCIARDCPLLVVPAMNRQMWQNPATQRNAAQLRADGISVLGPDSGAQACGEVGDGRMLEPAAIYEAIVSHFRPKRLAHKRVLITAGPTFEPLDPVRGLTNLSSGKMGFALARAAQQAGAEVHLVAGPVHLATPWGVYRQDVQTAQQMHDAVMHAVPDADLFIAVAAVADWRVAQPAAHKIKKTADRKMPVLEFVENPDILASVAALPDAPYCVGFAAESGDLEVHGEEKRRRKQVPLLIGNLGPLTFGLDDNEVVLFEAAGTTRLPRAAKATLAHTLIEEIAKRLPDTRLI, encoded by the coding sequence TTGGAACACCAGGAACTCGCAGGAAAACACCTCGTCGTCGGCCTGACGGGCGGCATCGCCTGCTACAAGATCGCCGAGCTCACACGCCTGCTGACCAAGGCCGGTGCGAGCGTGCAGATCGTCATGACCGAGGCGGCCGCCCAGTTCATCACGCCGGTGACCATGCAGGCGCTGTCGGGGCGGCCGGTCTACACCAGCCAGTGGGATGCGCGCGTCGACAACAACATGGCGCATATCGACCTGTCGCGCGAAGCCGACGCGATCCTGATCGCGCCGGCCTCGACCGACTTCATCGCCAAGCTCGCCCACGGTTTCGCCGACGACCTGCTCTCGACGCTGTGCATCGCGCGCGACTGCCCGCTGCTGGTGGTGCCGGCGATGAATCGCCAGATGTGGCAGAACCCGGCCACCCAGCGCAATGCCGCGCAACTGCGCGCCGACGGCATCTCGGTGCTGGGCCCCGATTCGGGCGCGCAAGCCTGCGGCGAGGTCGGCGACGGCCGCATGCTGGAGCCGGCGGCCATCTACGAGGCGATCGTCTCGCACTTCCGGCCCAAGCGGCTCGCCCACAAGCGCGTGCTGATCACCGCCGGCCCGACCTTCGAGCCGCTCGACCCGGTGCGCGGCCTGACCAACCTGTCCAGCGGCAAGATGGGTTTCGCGCTGGCGCGCGCGGCCCAGCAGGCCGGCGCCGAGGTGCATCTGGTGGCGGGGCCGGTCCACCTGGCCACGCCCTGGGGCGTCTATCGCCAGGACGTGCAGACCGCCCAGCAGATGCACGACGCGGTGATGCATGCGGTGCCCGACGCGGACCTGTTCATCGCGGTGGCCGCGGTGGCCGACTGGCGCGTCGCGCAGCCGGCTGCGCACAAGATCAAGAAGACCGCCGATCGCAAGATGCCGGTGCTGGAGTTCGTCGAGAACCCGGACATCCTGGCCAGCGTGGCCGCCCTGCCCGACGCGCCCTACTGCGTCGGTTTCGCGGCCGAGAGCGGCGACCTCGAGGTGCATGGCGAGGAGAAGCGCCGCCGCAAGCAGGTGCCGCTCCTGATCGGCAACCTCGGCCCCTTGACCTTCGGCCTCGACGACAACGAGGTGGTGCTGTTCGAGGCCGCCGGTACCACGCGCCTGCCGCGTGCGGCCAAGGCCACGCTCGCGCACACGCTGATCGAGGAGATCGCGAAACGCCTGCCCGATACGCGCCTGATCTGA
- the dut gene encoding dUTP diphosphatase, with the protein MKLDLKILDARMRDYLPNYATPGSAGLDLRACLDAPITLKPGDTALVPTGLAIHVADPGYAALILPRSGLGHKHGIVLGNLVGLIDSDYQGQLMVSTWNRGQSEFVLNPFERLAQLVIVPVVQASFNIVEDFAQSERGEGGFGSTGRQ; encoded by the coding sequence ATGAAACTCGACCTGAAGATCCTCGACGCGCGCATGCGCGACTACCTGCCGAACTACGCCACGCCGGGCAGCGCGGGCCTCGACCTGCGCGCCTGCCTGGACGCGCCGATCACGCTGAAGCCGGGCGACACCGCCCTGGTGCCGACGGGCCTGGCGATCCACGTGGCCGACCCCGGCTACGCGGCGCTGATCCTGCCGCGCTCGGGCCTCGGCCACAAGCACGGCATCGTGCTCGGCAACCTGGTCGGCCTGATCGATTCCGACTACCAGGGCCAGCTGATGGTCTCGACCTGGAACCGCGGGCAGAGCGAATTCGTGCTGAATCCGTTCGAGCGCCTGGCCCAGTTGGTGATCGTGCCGGTGGTGCAGGCCAGCTTCAACATCGTCGAGGATTTCGCGCAGAGCGAGCGCGGCGAGGGTGGTTTCGGCAGCACCGGCCGCCAGTAA
- the clpA gene encoding ATP-dependent Clp protease ATP-binding subunit ClpA, which translates to MIAQELEVSLHMAFMEARQARHEFITVEHLLLALLDNPTAAEVLRACAANIEDLRQNLRNFIHDNTPTVPGTEDVDTQPTLGFQRVIQRAIMHVQSTSNGKKEVTGANVLVAIFGEKDSHAVYYLQQQGVTRLDVVNFISHGIAKTGSADAAKAGDGAPESEDANAQKETPLAQFTQNLNQMAKDGRIDPLIGRETEVERVVQVLCRRRKNNPLLVGEAGVGKTAIAEGLAWRITRGEVPDILANAQVFSLDMGALLAGTKYRGDFEQRLKTVLKELKERPHAILFIDEIHTLIGAGAASGGTLDASNLLKPALSSGNLKCIGATTFTEYRGIFEKDAALSRRFQKVDVNEPSVEQTVAILRGLKSRFEEHHGVKYSSGALSAAAELSARFITDRHLPDKAIDVIDEAGAAQRILPKSKQKKTIGKSEIEEIISKIARVPPQSVSQDDRSKLQTLDRDLKSVVFGQDPAIDALAAAIKMARAGLGKLDKPIGAFLFSGPTGVGKTEVARQLAFTLGIELIRFDMSEYMERHAVSRLIGAPPGYVGFDQGGLLTEAVTKKPHCVLLLDEIEKAHPDIFNVLLQVMDHGTLTDNNGRKADFRNVIIIMTTNAGAESMQKGTIGFTTRREVGDEMSEIKRFFTPEFRNRLDATISFRSLDEEIIMRVVDKFLIQLEDQLHEKKVDALFTDALRKYLSKNGFDPLMGARPMQRLIQDTIRRALADELLFGKLVNGGRVTVDVDENNTVQLSFDNSAEPPKPSEETVEVE; encoded by the coding sequence ATGATTGCCCAGGAATTGGAAGTCAGCCTGCACATGGCGTTCATGGAAGCGCGCCAGGCGCGGCACGAGTTCATTACAGTCGAACACCTGTTGCTGGCGCTGCTCGACAACCCGACCGCGGCCGAAGTGCTGCGCGCCTGCGCGGCCAATATCGAGGACCTGCGCCAGAACCTGCGCAACTTCATCCACGACAACACACCCACGGTGCCGGGCACCGAGGACGTCGACACCCAGCCGACGCTCGGTTTCCAGCGCGTGATCCAGCGCGCGATCATGCACGTGCAATCCACCTCGAACGGCAAGAAGGAAGTGACGGGCGCGAACGTGCTCGTGGCGATCTTCGGCGAGAAGGATTCGCACGCGGTCTACTACCTGCAGCAGCAGGGCGTCACGCGCCTGGACGTGGTGAACTTCATTTCCCACGGCATCGCGAAGACGGGCAGCGCGGACGCGGCCAAGGCCGGCGACGGTGCACCCGAATCGGAAGACGCGAACGCGCAGAAGGAAACCCCGCTCGCGCAGTTCACGCAGAACCTGAACCAGATGGCCAAGGACGGTCGCATCGATCCGCTGATCGGTCGCGAAACCGAGGTCGAGCGCGTGGTGCAGGTGCTCTGCCGTCGTCGCAAGAACAATCCGCTGCTGGTCGGCGAGGCCGGGGTCGGCAAGACCGCGATCGCCGAGGGCCTGGCCTGGCGCATCACGCGCGGCGAGGTGCCGGACATCCTGGCCAACGCCCAGGTGTTCTCGCTCGACATGGGCGCGCTGCTGGCGGGCACCAAGTACCGCGGCGATTTCGAGCAACGTCTGAAGACGGTGCTCAAGGAACTGAAGGAACGTCCGCACGCGATCCTCTTCATCGACGAGATCCACACGCTGATCGGCGCAGGCGCGGCCTCGGGCGGCACGCTCGATGCGTCGAACCTGCTCAAGCCGGCGCTGTCCTCGGGCAACCTGAAGTGCATCGGCGCGACTACCTTCACCGAATATCGCGGCATCTTCGAGAAAGACGCGGCGCTGTCGCGGCGCTTCCAGAAGGTCGACGTCAACGAGCCTTCGGTCGAGCAGACGGTGGCGATCCTGCGCGGGCTCAAGTCGCGCTTCGAGGAGCACCACGGCGTGAAGTATTCGTCGGGCGCGCTGTCGGCCGCCGCCGAATTGTCGGCACGCTTCATCACCGATCGTCACCTGCCGGACAAGGCGATCGACGTGATCGACGAAGCGGGCGCGGCGCAGCGGATCCTGCCGAAGTCGAAGCAGAAGAAGACCATCGGCAAGTCCGAGATCGAGGAAATCATCTCGAAGATCGCGCGCGTCCCGCCGCAAAGCGTGTCGCAGGACGATCGCAGCAAGCTGCAGACGCTCGATCGCGACCTGAAGAGCGTGGTGTTCGGGCAGGACCCGGCGATCGACGCGCTGGCCGCCGCCATCAAGATGGCGCGTGCCGGCCTCGGCAAGCTCGACAAGCCGATCGGCGCCTTCCTGTTCTCGGGCCCGACCGGCGTCGGCAAGACCGAGGTGGCGCGGCAACTCGCGTTCACACTCGGCATCGAGCTGATCCGCTTCGACATGTCCGAGTACATGGAGCGTCACGCGGTCAGCCGCCTGATCGGCGCGCCCCCCGGTTATGTCGGTTTCGACCAGGGCGGCCTGCTGACCGAGGCCGTCACCAAGAAGCCGCATTGCGTGCTGCTGCTCGACGAAATCGAGAAGGCGCATCCGGACATCTTCAACGTGCTGCTGCAGGTGATGGACCACGGCACGCTGACCGACAACAACGGCCGCAAGGCGGATTTCCGCAACGTCATCATCATCATGACGACCAACGCGGGCGCCGAGTCGATGCAGAAGGGCACCATCGGCTTCACCACGCGTCGCGAGGTCGGTGACGAGATGTCGGAGATCAAGCGCTTCTTCACGCCGGAGTTCCGCAACCGCCTGGACGCGACGATCAGCTTCCGCTCGCTCGATGAGGAAATCATCATGCGCGTGGTCGACAAGTTCCTGATCCAGCTCGAGGACCAGCTTCACGAGAAGAAGGTCGATGCGCTGTTCACCGACGCGCTGCGCAAGTACCTGTCGAAGAACGGCTTCGATCCGCTGATGGGCGCGCGGCCGATGCAGCGCCTGATCCAGGACACGATCCGTCGCGCGCTTGCCGACGAACTGCTGTTCGGCAAACTCGTCAACGGCGGCCGCGTGACGGTCGACGTCGACGAGAACAACACCGTGCAGTTGTCCTTCGACAATTCGGCCGAACCGCCGAAGCCGAGCGAGGAAACGGTCGAAGTGGAGTGA
- the clpS gene encoding ATP-dependent Clp protease adapter ClpS — protein sequence MAIIPDKQDNTVLERSEQKLKPPSMYKVVLLNDDFTPMEFVVMVVQEYFKKDRETATQIMLKVHREGRGVCGVYTRDIALTKVEQVVTHARQAGHPLQCVMEEA from the coding sequence ATGGCGATTATCCCGGACAAGCAGGACAACACCGTCCTGGAACGCAGCGAGCAGAAGCTGAAGCCGCCTTCGATGTACAAGGTGGTGCTGCTGAACGACGATTTCACCCCGATGGAATTCGTCGTCATGGTGGTGCAGGAGTACTTCAAGAAGGATCGCGAGACCGCGACGCAGATCATGCTCAAGGTCCATCGCGAGGGGCGGGGGGTATGTGGGGTCTATACGCGGGACATCGCGTTGACCAAAGTTGAGCAAGTCGTTACCCATGCGCGGCAGGCAGGGCATCCGCTGCAGTGCGTGATGGAGGAAGCATGA
- a CDS encoding cold-shock protein, with product MATGIVKWFNDAKGFGFITPDEGGEDLFAHFSAINMQGFKTLKEGQKVSFEVVQGPKGKQASNIQAA from the coding sequence ATGGCAACTGGTATTGTCAAATGGTTCAATGACGCGAAGGGCTTCGGCTTCATCACGCCCGACGAAGGCGGCGAAGATCTGTTTGCACATTTCTCGGCTATCAACATGCAGGGTTTCAAGACCCTGAAGGAAGGCCAGAAGGTGAGCTTCGAGGTCGTCCAAGGCCCGAAGGGCAAGCAGGCTTCGAACATCCAGGCAGCCTGA
- a CDS encoding multicopper oxidase family protein, producing MIRRQFLRRALVAAATLAFARAAFAQSHAMHGMAGMDDMKGMAGMHDAPASEAAADMELAAADALPGGAPLPPLRVLANRSDTPGRFSATLVAQPVARQLLPGAAPTPMWLYGDAAQGSVAGPLIELREGDQVEIRVVNRLPQPTTMHWHGLPVPPDQDGNPLALIEPGASRIYRFTLPKGCAGTYWYHPHPHNMTAEQVFRGLAGPIVVRAADDPLAGWPERQLFISDLKLASDGTIPPNDMMDWMNGREGQFALVNGARLPRIDVAQDERWRVWNASSARYLNLSFDDGRAFEQVGTDGGLLERSRSVSALLLAPGERAELLVRAGDRAAKAMLRAGTYDRSKMAMAMSEDDEPSLPADPPLPLAEVAFSPAAARAVSAMLRPVPALGAPVARKTVTFGEAMDMNAMMASKPGSRPAGMRFMVNGQSWSPHRATLTSRRGDVELWSIANNTDMDHPFHLHGTQFQVVEREYRGRRTAEPYRAWRDTVNVRKGETVRIATVQHEAGERMFHCHILEHEDLGMMGTLKVV from the coding sequence ATGATACGCAGGCAATTCTTGCGCCGCGCGCTAGTCGCGGCAGCCACGCTGGCCTTCGCCCGCGCCGCGTTCGCTCAGTCGCACGCGATGCACGGCATGGCGGGCATGGACGACATGAAGGGCATGGCTGGCATGCACGACGCGCCGGCTTCCGAAGCCGCGGCCGACATGGAACTGGCGGCCGCCGACGCGCTGCCCGGCGGCGCGCCGCTCCCCCCTCTGCGCGTGCTCGCCAACCGGAGCGACACGCCGGGCCGTTTCAGCGCCACGCTGGTCGCCCAGCCGGTGGCGCGCCAATTGCTGCCGGGCGCCGCGCCCACTCCGATGTGGCTGTATGGCGATGCCGCGCAGGGTTCGGTCGCCGGCCCGCTGATCGAGCTGCGCGAGGGCGACCAGGTGGAAATCCGCGTCGTCAACCGCCTGCCGCAACCGACCACCATGCACTGGCACGGCCTGCCGGTGCCGCCCGACCAGGACGGCAACCCGCTCGCGCTGATCGAGCCGGGCGCATCGCGCATCTACCGCTTCACGCTGCCGAAGGGCTGCGCCGGCACGTACTGGTATCACCCGCATCCTCACAACATGACGGCCGAGCAGGTGTTCCGCGGCCTGGCCGGCCCGATCGTGGTGCGCGCCGCAGACGATCCGCTGGCCGGCTGGCCCGAGCGGCAACTGTTCATCTCCGACCTCAAGCTGGCCTCGGACGGCACGATCCCGCCGAACGACATGATGGACTGGATGAACGGCCGCGAAGGGCAGTTCGCGCTGGTCAACGGCGCGCGCCTGCCGCGCATCGATGTCGCGCAGGACGAACGCTGGCGCGTCTGGAACGCCAGCAGCGCGCGCTACCTGAACCTGTCCTTCGACGACGGCCGCGCCTTCGAGCAGGTCGGCACGGACGGTGGCCTGCTGGAGCGCTCGCGCAGCGTCAGCGCCCTGCTGCTCGCGCCGGGCGAGCGCGCCGAATTGCTGGTGCGCGCCGGCGATCGGGCCGCGAAGGCCATGCTGCGGGCAGGGACTTACGATCGCAGCAAGATGGCGATGGCCATGTCCGAGGACGACGAACCCTCGCTGCCGGCGGACCCGCCGCTGCCGCTGGCCGAGGTGGCGTTCTCGCCAGCCGCGGCCCGCGCGGTGTCGGCCATGCTGCGCCCGGTGCCGGCGCTGGGCGCGCCGGTCGCGCGCAAGACCGTCACGTTCGGCGAAGCGATGGACATGAACGCGATGATGGCCTCGAAGCCGGGGTCGCGCCCCGCCGGCATGCGCTTCATGGTGAATGGACAGAGCTGGTCGCCGCATCGCGCCACCCTCACCAGCCGACGCGGCGACGTCGAATTGTGGAGTATTGCGAACAATACGGACATGGATCATCCATTCCACCTGCACGGCACGCAATTCCAGGTGGTCGAGCGCGAGTATCGCGGCCGGCGCACGGCGGAGCCTTACCGCGCGTGGCGCGATACCGTGAACGTGAGAAAGGGCGAGACGGTGCGGATCGCGACGGTCCAGCACGAGGCGGGCGAGCGCATGTTCCACTGCCATATCCTCGAACACGAGGACCTCGGCATGATGGGCACGCTGAAGGTGGTGTGA
- a CDS encoding response regulator has product MAKILVVDDSSTVRDEVAGFLRKNGLEVETAVDGKDGLTKLKGSPGIKLVVSDVNMPNMDGLTMVEKIRGELGNAAVNVVMLTTESSPAMKERGKAAGVRGWIVKPFRGEAVLETFRKLAS; this is encoded by the coding sequence ATGGCAAAGATTCTGGTGGTGGACGATTCGAGCACGGTGCGCGACGAAGTCGCGGGCTTCCTGCGCAAGAACGGGCTGGAGGTCGAGACGGCCGTCGACGGCAAGGACGGCCTGACGAAACTGAAAGGCAGCCCGGGCATCAAGCTGGTGGTCAGCGACGTCAACATGCCGAACATGGACGGCCTGACGATGGTCGAGAAGATCCGCGGCGAGCTCGGCAACGCAGCCGTCAACGTGGTGATGCTGACCACCGAGAGCAGCCCGGCCATGAAGGAACGCGGCAAGGCCGCCGGCGTGCGCGGCTGGATCGTCAAGCCGTTCCGCGGCGAGGCGGTGCTCGAGACCTTCCGCAAGCTGGCGAGCTGA
- a CDS encoding chemotaxis protein CheX: protein MTTHDTPVSKVLVLDDSDTHLDAIRQFCDEHHLVGLKARRNRLLKVLRSNIDLGAVLLAADYGGSADEAAAVAAQIDALRPELPIIVRRADGSDEASLPDALRRVACASYALPDLEPLRRAVDEYLFSLAYPNALVRGIEEITEARLGTMFRGMSIECETPCIVRDQIIYGEVFSLIALESAWCRGYMMLQADEQPMLDFVAAMHPDERAPDFRDLNGVLGELTNLVWGAFKDRFLGSSNGMPASSTVQVPLLVNHKQKYISFGSENPQLCFKYRVTDDASGRTVTLHQRFVFSLQWSPESFDDSAQAVGEMVEAGELDWF from the coding sequence ATGACGACCCACGATACGCCCGTCAGCAAGGTGCTGGTGCTCGACGACAGCGACACGCATCTCGATGCGATCCGGCAGTTCTGCGACGAGCACCACCTGGTCGGGCTCAAGGCGCGCCGCAACCGCCTGCTGAAGGTGCTGCGCTCGAACATCGACCTCGGCGCGGTGCTGCTGGCGGCCGACTACGGCGGCTCGGCCGACGAGGCCGCCGCGGTGGCCGCGCAGATCGACGCGCTGCGCCCCGAGCTGCCGATCATCGTGCGCCGCGCCGATGGCAGCGACGAGGCCAGCCTGCCGGACGCGCTGCGTCGCGTGGCCTGCGCCAGCTACGCGCTGCCCGACCTCGAGCCGCTGCGCCGCGCGGTGGATGAGTACCTGTTCAGCCTGGCCTATCCGAACGCGCTGGTGCGCGGCATCGAGGAGATCACCGAGGCGCGCCTGGGCACCATGTTCCGCGGCATGAGCATCGAATGCGAGACGCCCTGCATCGTGCGCGACCAGATCATCTACGGCGAGGTGTTCAGCCTGATCGCGCTGGAGAGCGCCTGGTGCCGCGGCTACATGATGCTGCAGGCCGACGAGCAGCCGATGCTGGACTTCGTCGCGGCGATGCACCCGGACGAGCGCGCGCCCGATTTCCGCGACCTCAACGGCGTGCTCGGCGAGTTGACCAACCTGGTCTGGGGCGCCTTCAAGGACCGCTTCCTCGGCAGCAGCAACGGCATGCCGGCGAGCAGCACGGTGCAGGTGCCGCTGCTCGTCAATCACAAGCAGAAGTACATCTCCTTCGGGTCCGAGAACCCGCAGCTCTGCTTCAAGTATCGGGTGACCGACGATGCGTCGGGCCGCACCGTGACCCTCCATCAGCGCTTCGTGTTCAGCCTGCAATGGTCGCCGGAATCGTTCGACGACAGCGCGCAGGCGGTGGGCGAGATGGTCGAGGCGGGCGAGCTCGACTGGTTTTGA